The following are from one region of the Arachis duranensis cultivar V14167 chromosome 10, aradu.V14167.gnm2.J7QH, whole genome shotgun sequence genome:
- the LOC107471643 gene encoding phosphatidylinositol 4-phosphate 5-kinase 6, translating into MSKEFNDIVKTWEATVRKTTSKKKRGNIIFGPKSVAHADDEDHHQRNDDNNDNDDDSDHISSTSSEVCHVDMILPNGDMYTGDRLDQLPHGYGKYLWTDGCMYVGEWCKGNIMGQGRFSWPNGAKYEGDFKCSFMDGEGTYVASNGDTYKGSWVMDFRHGNGSESYSNGDSYDGEWKKGLKHGYGKYHWKNGNFYDGQWKNGLFSKEGTMTFNNGDSYEGYWEDGFPKGNGTYRFAGDGGIYVGIWGKDPKEQSGTYHPNDDGPKIELDPREMLYEALSSSKCEIRVCEEVSIYPSQKALNLGGFEEEYKCNNNKGLRPRWMSMDARFDNCSFEECDDGGRKSEFGFDALSDHSSVPSWRKSTSPLLRINATTRQGETISKGHKNYELMLNLQLGIRHSVGKHAPSASLDLKSSAFDPKEKVWTKFPPKGSKHTPPHSSCEFRWKDYCPVVFRALRKLFKVDPADYMISICGNDALRELSSPGKSGSFFYLTNDDRYMIKTMKKAEVKVFLRMLPAYYKHVRGFENTLITKFYGLHCVKLTGTGHKKVRFVIMGNLFCSDYAIHRRFDLKGSTFGRTTDKSEQEIDPTTILKDLDLNFIFRLQKSYFQEFCRQVDKDCEFLEQERIMDYSMLVGLHFRETTSDGSVTPSSRALTPTPHFDNDALRLSSLHIDNLNEDPNRPIHLGINMSARAETTTRRSSTDSLELVGEPTGEFYEIVIFFGIIDILQEYDINKKLEHAYKSFQYDPTSISAVDPNLYSKRFRDFIFRVFVEDIL; encoded by the exons ATGAGCAAAGAGTTTAATGATATTGTAAAGACATGGGAAGCAACTGTTCGAAAAACTActtcaaaaaagaagagaggGAACATCATTTTTGGGCcgaaaagcgtggcccatgcaGACGATGAGGACCACCACCAGCGTAACGACGACAACAACGATAACGACGATGATAGTGATCATATTAGTTCTACATCATCAGAGGTTTGCCATGTTGACATGATCCTCCCCAATGGTGACATGTATACCGGCGATCGGCTCGACCAGCTCCCCCATGGCTATGGCAAATACTTATGGACAGATGGGTGCATGTATGTTGGTGAATGGTGCAAAGGTAACATCATGGGACAAGGGAGGTTTAGTTGGCCTAACGGCGCCAAATACGAAGGCGATTTCAAGTGCAGTTTCATGGATGGAGAAG GTACTTATGTAGCTTCAAATGGAGATACCTATAAGGGTTCTTGGGTGATGGATTTCCGGCATGGGAATGGAAGCGAGAGCTATTCCAACGGGGATTCTTACGACGGTGAATGGAAGAAGGGACTGAAACATGGTTATGGAAAGTACCATTGGAAAAATGGGAACTTTTATGATGGGCAATGGAAGAATGGATTGTTTAGTAAAGAAGGAACAATGACATTCAACAACGGTGATAGTTATGAAGGGTATTGGGAAGATGGTTTCCCTAAAGGGAACGGTACGTATAGATTCGCCGGCGACGGCGGAATCTACGTCGGAATATGGGGCAAGGATCCTAAGGAACAAAGTGGGACTTATCATCCAAATGATGATGGACCAAAGATTGAATTGGACCCACGTGAAATGTTATATGAAGCATTATCAAGTAGCAAGTGTGAGATTCGTGTGTGTGAAGAGGTTTCAATTTACCCTTCACAAAAAGCATTGAATTTGGGTGGGTTTGAAGAAGAATataaatgtaataataataagggtTTGAGGCCAAGGTGGATGTCAATGGATGCAAGGTTTGATAATTGTAGCTTTGAAGAATGTGATGATGGTGGTAGAAAATCAGAGTTTGGATTTGATGCTTTAAGTGATCACTCTTCTGTTCCAAGTTGGCGTAAATCAACATCACCTTTGTTGAGAATTAATGCAACTACAAGACAAGGTGAAACCATATCCAAAGGTCACAAAAACTATGAACTCATGTTGAACCTTCAGTTAGGTATCAG GCATTCTGTTGGAAAACATGCTCCAAGTGCATCACTTGATTTGAAGTCTTCTGCATTTGATCCCAaagaaaaagtatggactaaATTTCCACCAAAAGGATCCAAGCACACACCACCTCATTCATCTTGTGAATTTAGATGGAAAGACTATTGTCCTGTAGTTTTCAG GGCTTTGAGAAAATTGTTCAAAGTTGATCCTGCTGATTACATGATATCAATATGTGGAAATGATGCTCTTCGGGAGCTCTCATCTCCTGGAAAAAGTGGAAGTTTCTTTTACTTAACTAATGATGATCGCTATATGATAAAGACAATGAAAAAAGCAGAAGTAAAA GTTTTTCTTAGAATGCTACCGGCTTATTATAAACATGTGAGGGGTTTTGAGAACACTCTAATCACAAAGTTTTATGGGCTTCATTGTGTTAAACTAACTGGAACAGGACATAAGAAG GTTCGATTTGTCATAATGGGAAACCTATTTTGTTCTGATTATGCCATTCATCGCCGATTTGACTTAAAAGGTTCAACCTTTGGCCGTACAACTGATAAATCTGAGCAAGAAATTGACCCAACAACAATTCTTAAGGATCTTGACCTCAATTTTATATTTCGCCTACAAAAATCTTACTTCCAAGAATTTTGCAG GCAAGTGGATAAGGATTGTGAGTTCTTAGAACAAGAGAGAATCATGGATTATAGTATGCTGGTTGGTCTTCACTTCAGAGAAACAACAAGTGATGGCAGTGTCACACCTTCATCAAGAGCTCTCACCCCAACTCCTCACTTTGACAATGATGCCCTTCGCCTATCTTCTCTTCACATTGATAATCTAAATGAAGATCCTAACcg GCCGATTCATCTTGGTATAAATATGTCGGCACGAGCCGAAACGACGACGCGAAGAAGCAGCACAGATTCCCTTGAGTTGGTGGGAGAACCAACCGGGGAGTTTTATGAGATTGTCATCTTCTTTGGTATCATAGATATATTACAAGAGTATGACATTAATAAAAAGCTTGAACATGCATATAAATCATTTCAATATGATCCAACTTCAATATCTGCAGTTGATCCAAACTTATACTCCAAACGCTTTCGTGATTTTATTTTCAGAGTTTTTGTGGAAGATATATTGTAA
- the LOC107471908 gene encoding NADPH:quinone oxidoreductase-like yields the protein MSYPNCSKRSKHGEIEKEEAIEKEVAVSIISKKPVIKVAAICGSLRKASYNRGLIRAAIELSKEQIEGLHVEYVETAALPMLNTDLEVDGRFPAEVEEFRQKILEADCCLFASPDYNYSVTPIVKNALDWGSRPPNVWAGKAAAAVSAVGGGRRAQYHLRQIGVVLDLHFINKPEFYMNAHRPPGKFNVDGDLVDSDTKEDLKEIMLSLQAFTLRLQGKC from the exons aaaaagaagttgCAGTTTCAATCATTTCAAAGAAACCAGTCATTAAAGTTGCTGCCATATGCGGTTCTCTCCGCAAAGCTTCTTATAACAGAGGCCTCATTCGTGCCG CCATAGAACTAAGTAAGGAGCAAATCGAAGGGCTCCACGTGGAATACGTGGAGACGGCGGCGCTGCCGATGCTGAATACCGATCTTGAAGTGGACGGGAGGTTTCCGGCAGAAGTGGAAGAGTTCCGGCAGAAGATTCTAGAAGCTGATTGCTGTCTCTTTGCTTCCCCTGATTACAACTACTCTGTCACTc CAATTGTGAAGAATGCACTAGACTGGGGATCAAGACCACCAAATGTATGGGCAGGAAAAGCGGCGGCGGCCGTAAGTGCCGTGGGTGGCGGGAGAAGAGCGCAGTACCATCTCCGGCAAATCGGAGTGGTCCTTGATCTCCATTTCATCAACAAACCGGAGTTCTACATGAATGCTCACCGGCCACCGGGGAAGTTCAACGTCGACGGCGACTTAGTTGATTCCGATACGAAGGAGGATCTTAAGGAAATTATGTTGTCCTTGCAAGCTTTTACGTTGAGACTTCAAGGCAAGTGTTAA
- the LOC107472019 gene encoding protein LATERAL ROOT PRIMORDIUM 1 produces MSMLGLTDLVFIAPNPSSLHHHRQQQLMSTENDNNNSNNNPLSVGFGIFPLLAATPCVQVVQNQSNEEAMEDSGKKKKKIDEDENGSEFRVCTDCGNRAKKDCVYRRCRSCCKGRGYDCTTHVRSTWVPALKRRERHVAVTGGVGGEAANKRTKNNNGCASGSATSHSYTSTNSDSCYSHQDARFKESLPGHVRAPAVFRCHRVSTVGNGENEFAYLATVHISGHVFRGFLYDHGVDPKNTIMPSYASELQLGNNCISNGKNKECSSSAIGVTTNEYDNLYSASAAS; encoded by the exons atgagTATGTTAGGCCTCACAGACTTGGTTTTCATAGCTCCAAATCCTTCTTCTCTTCACCACCATCGCCAACAACAACTGATGTCAACGGAAAAcgacaacaacaacagcaacaacaacccTCTGAGCGTTGGTTTCGGCATTTTTCCACTCTTAGCTGCCACGCCCTGCGTTCAGGTAGTTCAGAATCAGAGCAATGAGGAGGCGATGGAAGATTctggaaagaagaagaagaagatcgaCGAAGATGAAAATGGCAGTGAATTTAGGGTTTGTACGGACTGTGGAAACAGAGCGAAGAAAGATTGCGTGTACAGACGGTGCAGGAGTTGTTGCAAGGGGCGGGGATATGACTGTACCACTCACGTGAGGAGCACGTGGGTGCCTGCTCTAAAACGCCGCGAGCGCCACGTGGCGGTGACTGGTGGTGTTGGTGGAGAAGCTGCTAATAAGAGGACAAAGAACAATAATGGATGCGCAAGTGGAAGTGCTACCTCTCATTCTTATACTTCCACCAACTCTGATTCCTGCTATTCTCATCAAG ATGCTAGGTTCAAAGAATCATTACCAGGTCATGTTCGTGCACCTGCTGTGTTCAGATGCCATAGAGTCTCAACGGTTGGAAATGGTGAAAATGAATTTGCATATTTAGCAACGGTTCATATAAGTGGCCATGTATTCAGGGGATTTCTCTATGACCATGGTGTTGATCCCAAAAATACAATAATGCCCTCCTATGCTTCAGAACTTCAACTTGGAAACAACTGCATTAGTAATGGGAAGAACAAGGaatgttcttcttctgcaattggGGTTACAACCAATGAATATGATAATCTCTATTCTGCTTCTGCTGCTAGCTAG
- the LOC107471644 gene encoding uncharacterized protein LOC107471644, translating to MASEESFLVLVHYRGSIKRKTRSGVKFTDKDPLCIIVTPTTTYDALVSSVLEKLGLEGVKRVKKFFYRIPTAVLHDTVKFDCFTIGSDEDLQIMFLCRRQFPEVRTPELLAKLVDVVLTEVQCPPPAGVGEGLCDDPDDDEVEPDIIADESGDDVGTTVPTRATGGSSSGTQQYPPHFSSLDLDAMRQDDNALQASGFGARDTEGSAGMNEFQTYSIRRGVQYKVVESDYRRYVGKCSEFGNGCTWLIRLSIRQRKGIWEVKRYNGPHTCLASSISSDHRSLDYHVISTFIMPMVRADAAVNIKVLQNATASHFGFSPTYRRVWMAKQKAVAVIYGDWDESYNELPRWVLGVQLTMPGTVAVLRTCPVRVGGQVDDSQVYFHRLFWTFPPCIQAFRHCKPLVSIDGTHLYGKYGGKLLVAIAQDGNSNILPVAFALVEGENAESWSFFHSHLREHVTPQPGLLVISDRHNGIKAALEAPDGGWLPPAAYRAFCIRHVAANFALTFKGKDARRLLVNAAYAKTEVEFDYWFDILHSENPAMCDWANRIEYSLWTQHYDEGRRFGHMTTNISECVNSILKGVRNLPVCSLVKATYGRLAELFVRKGREAEAQMGTGQQFSQYLVKCIEANLRTARHFTVTVYDRDNSEYTVAETTPTGSFSLGTYRVSLGSKTCDCGYFQALHFPCPHALACCAYSRLTWQPYVHEVYRLSSVFGVYQMGFAPPIPEGFWPPYAGPTVIPDPSMRRAREGRPRSTRIRTNMDEADPNRPKRCGLCRQPGHTKRSCPQAAGPSRTAANQ from the exons atggctagtgaggagagtttCCTAGTTCTGGTACATTACAGAGGGTCGATTAAGAGAAAAACTCGGTCCGGCGTGAAGTTCACTGATAAGGATCCCCTATGTATTATCGTGACGCCGACAACCACCTACGATGCACTTGTTAGCTCTGTGCTGGAGAAGCTGGGTCTTGAAGGCGTTAAAAGGGTCAAGAAGTTTTTCTACCGCATTCCAACAGCGGTGCTCCATGACACCGTGAAGTTTGATTGTTTCACAATCGGTAGTGACGAGGACTTGCAGATTATGTTTCTTTGTCGTAGGCAGTTTCCCGAGGTAAGGACACCAGAGCTGTTGGCAAAGTTGGTTGATGTGGTACTGACTGAAGTACAGTGTCCTCCTCCGGCTGGTGTTGGCGAGGGATTGTGTGATGATCCAGATGATGATGAAGTCGAGCCGGATATTATCGCTGATGAAAGCGGCGATGATGTTGGAACTACTGTTCCGACAAGGGCTACAGGTGGATCTAGTTCTGGGACACAGCAGTATCCACCCCATTTTTCGTCGTTGGACCTGGATGCCATGCGGCAGGACGACAATGCTCTGCAGGCCTCAGGATTTGGTGCTAGAGATACCGAGGGGTCTGCCGGTATGAATGAGTTCCAG ACGTACAGTATCCGCCGAGGGGTCCAGTACAAGGTCGTTGAGTCTGACTACCGCAGGTATGTGGGAAAGTGTTCTGAGTTTgggaatgggtgcacatggCTAATTCGGTTGAGTATCCGACAGCGGAAGGGTATCTGGGAAGTGAAGCGATACAACGGACCGCATACATGTCTTGCCAGCTCCATCTCCAGCGACCATAGGAGTCTGGACTACCATGTCATATCCACCTTCATTATGCCGATGGTTAGGGCTGATGCAGCTGTGAACATCAAGGTGCTTCAAAATGCCACGGCCTCACACTTTGGGTTCAGCCCTACGTACAGGAGGGTATGGATGGCGAAGCAGAAGGCCGTTGCCGTCATATATGGGGACTGGGACGAGTCGTACAATGAGCTCCCTAGGTGGGTTTTAGGAGTTCAGCTGACGATGCCTGGCACTGTAGCCGTCCTCAGGACTTGCCCTGTTCGAGTTGGGGGACAGGTTGACGATTCTCAGGTTTATTTTCATAGGCTGTTCTGGACTTTCCCCCCTTGTATCCAGGCATTCCGTCATTGCAAGCCTTTGGTGAGTATTGATGGCACCCATTTATATGGGAAGTATGGGGGAAAACTGCTAGTCGCCATTGCACAAGACGGAAACTCGAACATCCTCCCCGTGGCATTTGCACTAGTTGAGGGTGAGAATGCTGAGTCATGGTCTTTCTTTCATTCCCACCTCCGTGAGCACGTGACACCTCAGCCGGGTCTGTTAGttatttcagataggcataacGGCATCAAGGCAGCCCTCGAGGCTCCGGATGGGGGATGGCTACCGCCTGCTGCGTACCGGGCGTTCTGCATTCGACACGTTGCAGCGAATTTTGCCTTGACGTTCAAGGGAAAAGATGCCCGGAGGCTTCTTGTTAACGCCGCATATGCCAAGACCGAGGTGGAGTTCGATTACTGGTTTGACATTCTGCACTCTGAGAATCCGGCAATGTGTGACTGGGCGAACCGAATCGAGTATTCGTTGTGGACACAGCACTATGATGAGGGTCGGAGATTCGGGCACATGACGACCAATATTTCGGAATGTGTCAACTCAATCCTGAAGGGGGTTAGAAACCTCCCTGTATGCTCCCTGGTGAAGGCCACATACGGAAGGCTTGCTGAGCTATTTGTCCGTAAGGGGAGGGAGGCCGAGGCTCAGATGGGTACTGGACAACAATTCAGTCAATACCTAGTAAAGTGTATCGAGGCCAACCTGAGGACAGCCAGGCACTTCACGGTCACTGTTTACGACAGGGATAACTCGGAGTACACCGTTGCTGAGACGACTCCGACAGGTTCATTCTCTCTTGGTACGTACAGGGTCTCATTAGGGTCTAAGACTTGTGATTGTGGATACTTCCAAGCACTTCATTTTCCCTGTCCGCACGCACTGGCATGCTGTGCGTATTCACGGCTTACATGGCAGCCTTACGTCCACGAGGTATATCGCCTTAGCTCCGTTTTCGGTGTCTATCAGATGGGATTTGCCCCTCCCATTCCGGAGGGTTTCTGGCCACCTTATGCCGGGCCTACCGTTATACCGGATCCGAGTATGAGGCGTGCGAGGGAGGGTCGTCCTAGATCCACCAGAATTCGAACCAACATGGATGAAGCAGATCCGAACCGGCCAAAGAGATGTGGCCTCTGCAGGCAGCCAGGTCACACCAAGCGTAGTTGTCCACAAGCCGCAGGCCCCAGCCGGACTGCTGCAAATCAGTAG
- the LOC107471909 gene encoding NADPH:quinone oxidoreductase, with the protein MHSIIGGRSAMSEEKAMIKVAALCGSLRKASFNRGLLRAAIELSQEQITGLHVEFIDTSSLPMLNTDLEQNGRFPPEVEEFRQKILEADCCFFASPDYNYSVTPLLKNALDWGSRPPNVWAGKAAAVVTAGGGGGRAQYHLRQIGVFLDLHFINKPEFYLNAFQPPVKFNDDGDLIDSSARERLKDVLLSLQDLTLRLQGNKS; encoded by the exons ATGCATTCGATAATTGGTGGTAGAAGCGCCATGTCTGAAGAGAAAGCAATGATTAAAGTTGCAGCTCTATGCGGCTCTTTGCGCAAAGCTTCTTTCAACAGAGGCCTCCTTCGTGCCG CCATCGAGCTAAGCCAGGAGCAAATCACAGGGCTCCACGTGGAATTCATAGACACTTCGTCGCTGCCAATGCTCAACACCGATCTTGAACAGAACGGAAGGTTTCCGCCGGAAGTGGAAGAGTTCCGTCAGAAGATTCTAGAAGCTGATTGCTGTTTCTTTGCTTCTCCTGATTATAACTATTCTGTCACTC CTCTCTTGAAGAATGCACTTGACTGGGGTTCAAGACCACCAAACGTGTGGGCTGGAAAAGCAGCCGCAGTGGTAACGGCAGGTGGCGGAGGTGGAAGAGCGCAATACCATCTCCGGCAAATCGGAGTCTTCCTCGATCTGCATTTCATCAACAAGCCGGAGTTCTACTTGAACGCTTTCCAGCCGCCGGTAAAGTTTAACGACGACGGAGACTTGATTGACTCTAGTGCAAGGGAGAGGCTTAAAGATGTGCTACTCTCTTTGCAGGATTTGACTTTGAGACTTCAAGGCAATAAGTCCTGA